From Seriola aureovittata isolate HTS-2021-v1 ecotype China chromosome 20, ASM2101889v1, whole genome shotgun sequence, a single genomic window includes:
- the LOC130161386 gene encoding apolipoprotein D-like, with the protein MAAVYLLLLLLPLVSAQTYRWGPCPTPKVQPNFNLQQYLGRWYEIAKLPASFARGKCIEANYAMRADGTIQVLNSQFYKDKVRVAEGTAIVQDPREPARLGVSFSYFTPYSPYLVLTTDYTSLSVVYSCTDIFRLFHIEYAWILGRSRFLPPETVQYAKNLLTSEGINLLRMKATDQTGCKDK; encoded by the exons ATGGCTGCTGTCtaccttctcctgctgctgctccctctgGTGTCAGCACAGACCTATCGCTGGGGTCCCTGTCCTACACCCAAAGTCCAGCCCAACTTCAACCTCcaacag TATCTGGGAAGGTGGTATGAGATTGCGAAGCTTCCTGCGTCCTTCGCAAGAGGAAAGTGCATCGAGGCGAACTACGCCATGAGGGCAGACGGTACCATCCAGGTGCTGAACTCTCAGTTCTA TAAGGACAAGGTAAGGGTGGCAGAAGGGACAGCAATAGTTCAGGACCCGAGAGAACCTGCCAGACTTGGAGTCAGCTTCTCGTATT TCACTCCCTACAGCCCATATCTGGTTCTGACCACTGATTACACCAGTCTGTCCGTTGTGTACTCCTGCACGGACATCTTCCGCCTGTTCCACATTGAGTACGCCTGGATCCTCGGCAGGTCACGCTTCCTGCCTCCAGAGACGGTGCAGTACGCCAAAAACCTGCTGACCAGCGAAGGCATCAACCTATTGAGGATGAAGGCCACAGATCAGACAGGCTGCAAGGATAAGTAG